One Helianthus annuus cultivar XRQ/B chromosome 12, HanXRQr2.0-SUNRISE, whole genome shotgun sequence genomic region harbors:
- the LOC110895733 gene encoding telomerase reverse transcriptase isoform X18, with amino-acid sequence MRKVRKRVPEVLWKLFGKRAQSLAEALLSLIPPATLQCRCKGSRACLRCRSSDTERMSFLLREDDPSHYRTLLNHCFVVLFHTAPSPPPFDYHSRFSQIELVRKTIEMILSENISTKNVICTGYNKHKRSSTALEALTSSSWNLLLKRVGDGLMVHLLKHSLIFMPLNRKKHHQVAGIAINDLCWQHLKNHQHSSGVPERHHKADSVFMNIDIPESSLSCHGDSTVRVDLSQENGVLSRKRLRSRACRRKRKRRKLSSQYTKSSLPEKCMLYNPQMKSLCSCCSVWQTLQKVSTKNQINKRPMLYKLERTSSILPEKHIINSLRPNACGANALFKDIFDVCSALQPTQCTHSNDTCVVGATCLYHSLHKRLKILIRKASHCPRVKLLNKHILDQSSTSEQSSELSCSKRQVVSFVWAACMNIIPRELLGNWRILRKNISKFIRLRIYEKFSLHQCMYKLKISDFQFLSAICNSGIIRKLLERWTYWVFAFIVVPLLQANFYVTESEHGKLQVFFYEKSVWEKLMKTSIGCLKDECYRLVNVTSVKQIVSCRRFGFSRVRFRPKANGIRPLANLKSSSRLQISHSIKEFKAVNVVLQDLHAALKDVQIKAPEKLGSSVFSYNDVHRNLRNFISRVKSGSSTLPRMYMVVADVQKAYDSIDQDKLLHLMKDVIVDDHLLHQTHQIIASNQHFQVLPYINLCKQFRSHAQSHSSHSIILDQGRSRIAAKDDLHFNLQQHVKNNLLYIDQRFYQQNVGIPQGSILSSLLCSFYFGHMETTKLVPFLDKITKSDFMLLRFIDDFLFISTSKKLALGFFSRLERGFCEYNCSMNKEKFGLSFDFGQIKSKLNWSDFDGNGNKFVRWSGLLINCKTLEVQADYTRYLNAHLRSTLTVCWQGNPGQHFRKKMCDYLRPKCHPIFYDSNINSAAVVRLNIHQAFLLCAMKFHCYACDLSDICTFDSRSYLDIICKSLSLIFQVYV; translated from the exons ATGAGGAAGGTGAGGAAGAGAGTACCTGAGGTGCTATGGAAATTGTTTGGAAAGCGCGCTCAAAGCCTCGCGGAAGCCTTACTTTCCTTGATCCCTCCGGCGACGCTTCAATGCCGCTGCAAGGGCAGTCGGGCTTGTCTTCGATGCCGCTCCTCCGACACTGAGCGTATGTCGTTTTTGCTCCGAGAAGACGATCCATCCCACTACCGTACCCTCCTCAATCACTGCTTTGTCGTCCTCTTCCACACTGCGCCATCTCCTCCTCCTTTCGATTACCATTCTCGCTTCTCCCAGATAGAG CTTGTTAGAAAGACCATTGAAATGATATTATCTGAGAACATATCCACAAAGAATGTAATATGCACAGGCTATAACAAG CACAAGCGTTCAAGCACTGCTTTAGAAGCTCTAACGTCATCCTCATGGAATCTGCTTCTAAAGAGG GTAGGAGATGGGCTCATGGTTCATTTATTGAAACATTCTTTAATATTTATGCCTCTCAATAGAAAGAAACATCATCAGGTAGCAGGAATTGCCATTAATGACTTATGCTGGCAACACTTGAAGAATCACCAGCATTCATCAG GTGTTCCTGAGAGGCACCATAAAGCTGATTCTGTCTTTATGAATATCGATATTCCAGAAAGTTCTCTGAGTTGTCATGGAGATTCCACAGTTCGTGTCGACTTAAGTCAAGAAAATGGAGTCCTGTCTAGGAAGCGATTAAGATCACGTGCTTGCAGACGCAAGCGTAAACGTAGGAAGCTTTCGTCTCAGTACACAAAAAGTTCATTACCTGAGAAG TGTATGTTATATAATCCACAGATGAAATCCCTGTGCTCATGTTGTTCAGTCTGGCAAACACTACAGAAAGTTTCGACAAAAAATCAGATTAATAAGCGACCCATGTTATATAAATTGGAACGCACATCGTCAATTCTTCCAGAAAAAC ATATAATTAATTCTCTGAGGCCTAATGCTTGTGGTGCAAATGCTCTGTTCAAGGACATTTTTGATGTCTGCTCAGCTCTTCAGCCAACCCAATGCACTCACAGCAATGACACATGCGTCGTTGGAGCGACATGCCT ATATCACTCTCTTCACAAGCGGCTCAAGATTCTTATACGCAAAGCAAGTCATTGCCCACGAGTAAAGTTACTGAATAAGCATATCTTGGATCAAAGCTCCACATCTGAG CAATCTTCAGAGTTATCTTGCTCAAAACGCCAGGTGGTGTCGTTTGTATGGGCTGCTTGTATGAACATTATCCCCCGGGAACTGCTTGGAAATTGGAGGATTCTAAGGAAGAATATATCTAAGTTCATCAGGCTACGGATATACGAGAAGTTTTCTCTACATCAGTGCATGTATAAACTGAAAATATCAGACTTTCAGTTCCTATCAGCTATCTGCAATTCGGGTATCATTCGGAAGCTTCTAGAAAGATGGACATATTGGGTGTTTGCGTTCATTGTAGTGCCGTTGCTGCAAGCTAACTTTTATGTAACTGAAAGTGAGCATGGGAAGTTACAAGTGTTCTTCTACGAGAAATCAGTCTGGGAAAAACTGATGAAAACCTCAATTGGATGCTTAAAGGATGAATGTTACAGGTTGGTAAATGTGACTTCTGTTAAACAAATAGTGAGTTGTAGAAGATTTGGTTTCTCTAGGGTTAGATTCCGGCCAAAAGCTAACGGAATACGACCACTGGCTAATCTTAAATCGTCATCGCGACTGCAAATTTCACATTCTATTAAGGAATTCAAGGCCGTAAATGTCGTTCTTCAGGATCTACATGCCGCCTTAAAAGATGTGCAAATTAAAGCTCCTGAAAAATTAGGTTCGTCAGTGTTCAGTTACAATGACGTGCACAGAAACTTGAGGAATTTTATATCTCGAGTAAAAAGCGGATCCAGCACGTTGCCTCGCATGTATATGGTTGTCGCTGATGTTCAAAAAGCTTATGATTCCATCGATCAGGATAAACTGCTTCATCTGATGAAAGATGTTATAGTGGATGATCATCTCCTGCATCAAACACACCAAATTATCGCCTCAAACCAACATTTTCAAGTGCTTCCATACATCAATTTGTGTAAACAGTTCCGATCTCATGCTCAGAGTCACTCATCTCATAGCATTATTCTCGATCAG GGAAGAAGCAGAATAGCAGCGAAAGATGATCTCCATTTTAATCTTCAACAACATGTGAAGAACAACCTGCTGTATATAGATCAAAGATTTTACCAGCAAAATGTTGGCATACCACAAGGAAGCATTTTGTCTTCATTACTCTGCTCATTCTACTTTGGACACATGGAAACTACCAAACTGGTTCCATTTTTAGACAAGATAACCAAATCTGATTTCATGCTGCTTAGGTTTATCGATGATTTTCTTTTTATATCAACCTCAAAGAAACTAGCCCTTGGGTTCTTTTCCAGGCTAGAAAGAGGATTCTGCGAGTACAACTGCAGCATGAACAAAGAAAAATTCGGTTTAAGTTTTGACTTTGGCCAAATAAAGTCAAAATTAAACTGGTCCGATTTCGATGGAAATGGTAATAAGTTTGTTAGATGGAGTGGTTTGCTCATCAATTGCAAGACTCTAGAAGTTCAGGCAGACTACACAAGGTACCTGAATGCCCATTTAAGATCCACTCTTACAGTGTGTTGGCAAGGGAATCCTGGTCAACATTTCAGgaaaaaaatgtgtgattattTGCGACCCAAATGTCACCCCATCTTTTATGATTCAAATATTAATTCAGCAGCAGTTGTCAGGTTGAATATCCATCAAGCGTTTCTTCTATGCGCGATGAAGTTCCATTGCTACGCATGTGATTTATCTGACATCTGTACTTTTGACTCCAGATCTTATTTGGACATCATCTGCAAGTCTCTGAG TCTTATTTTTCAGGTATATGTATAG
- the LOC110895733 gene encoding telomerase reverse transcriptase isoform X16, translating to MRKVRKRVPEVLWKLFGKRAQSLAEALLSLIPPATLQCRCKGSRACLRCRSSDTERMSFLLREDDPSHYRTLLNHCFVVLFHTAPSPPPFDYHSRFSQIELVRKTIEMILSENISTKNVICTGYNKHKRSSTALEALTSSSWNLLLKRVGDGLMVHLLKHSLIFMPLNRKKHHQVAGIAINDLCWQHLKNHQHSSGVPERHHKADSVFMNIDIPESSLSCHGDSTVRVDLSQENGVLSRKRLRSRACRRKRKRRKLSSQYTKSSLPEKCMLYNPQMKSLCSCCSVWQTLQKVSTKNQINKRPMLYKLERTSSILPEKHIINSLRPNACGANALFKDIFDVCSALQPTQCTHSNDTCVVGATCLYHSLHKRLKILIRKASHCPRVKLLNKHILDQSSTSEQSSELSCSKRQVVSFVWAACMNIIPRELLGNWRILRKNISKFIRLRIYEKFSLHQCMYKLKISDFQFLSAICNSGIIRKLLERWTYWVFAFIVVPLLQANFYVTESEHGKLQVFFYEKSVWEKLMKTSIGCLKDECYRLVNVTSVKQIVSCRRFGFSRVRFRPKANGIRPLANLKSSSRLQISHSIKEFKAVNVVLQDLHAALKDVQIKAPEKLGSSVFSYNDVHRNLRNFISRVKSGSSTLPRMYMVVADVQKAYDSIDQDKLLHLMKDVIVDDHLLHQTHQIIASNQHFQVLPYINLCKQFRSHAQSHSSHSIILDQGRSRIAAKDDLHFNLQQHVKNNLLYIDQRFYQQNVGIPQGSILSSLLCSFYFGHMETTKLVPFLDKITKSDFMLLRFIDDFLFISTSKKLALGFFSRLERGFCEYNCSMNKEKFGLSFDFGQIKSKLNWSDFDGNGNKFVRWSGLLINCKTLEVQADYTRYLNAHLRSTLTVCWQGNPGQHFRKKMCDYLRPKCHPIFYDSNINSAAVVRLNIHQAFLLCAMKFHCYACDLSDICTFDSRSYLDIICKSLSFGVGGLTGSSLFIPWDRGICIGL from the exons ATGAGGAAGGTGAGGAAGAGAGTACCTGAGGTGCTATGGAAATTGTTTGGAAAGCGCGCTCAAAGCCTCGCGGAAGCCTTACTTTCCTTGATCCCTCCGGCGACGCTTCAATGCCGCTGCAAGGGCAGTCGGGCTTGTCTTCGATGCCGCTCCTCCGACACTGAGCGTATGTCGTTTTTGCTCCGAGAAGACGATCCATCCCACTACCGTACCCTCCTCAATCACTGCTTTGTCGTCCTCTTCCACACTGCGCCATCTCCTCCTCCTTTCGATTACCATTCTCGCTTCTCCCAGATAGAG CTTGTTAGAAAGACCATTGAAATGATATTATCTGAGAACATATCCACAAAGAATGTAATATGCACAGGCTATAACAAG CACAAGCGTTCAAGCACTGCTTTAGAAGCTCTAACGTCATCCTCATGGAATCTGCTTCTAAAGAGG GTAGGAGATGGGCTCATGGTTCATTTATTGAAACATTCTTTAATATTTATGCCTCTCAATAGAAAGAAACATCATCAGGTAGCAGGAATTGCCATTAATGACTTATGCTGGCAACACTTGAAGAATCACCAGCATTCATCAG GTGTTCCTGAGAGGCACCATAAAGCTGATTCTGTCTTTATGAATATCGATATTCCAGAAAGTTCTCTGAGTTGTCATGGAGATTCCACAGTTCGTGTCGACTTAAGTCAAGAAAATGGAGTCCTGTCTAGGAAGCGATTAAGATCACGTGCTTGCAGACGCAAGCGTAAACGTAGGAAGCTTTCGTCTCAGTACACAAAAAGTTCATTACCTGAGAAG TGTATGTTATATAATCCACAGATGAAATCCCTGTGCTCATGTTGTTCAGTCTGGCAAACACTACAGAAAGTTTCGACAAAAAATCAGATTAATAAGCGACCCATGTTATATAAATTGGAACGCACATCGTCAATTCTTCCAGAAAAAC ATATAATTAATTCTCTGAGGCCTAATGCTTGTGGTGCAAATGCTCTGTTCAAGGACATTTTTGATGTCTGCTCAGCTCTTCAGCCAACCCAATGCACTCACAGCAATGACACATGCGTCGTTGGAGCGACATGCCT ATATCACTCTCTTCACAAGCGGCTCAAGATTCTTATACGCAAAGCAAGTCATTGCCCACGAGTAAAGTTACTGAATAAGCATATCTTGGATCAAAGCTCCACATCTGAG CAATCTTCAGAGTTATCTTGCTCAAAACGCCAGGTGGTGTCGTTTGTATGGGCTGCTTGTATGAACATTATCCCCCGGGAACTGCTTGGAAATTGGAGGATTCTAAGGAAGAATATATCTAAGTTCATCAGGCTACGGATATACGAGAAGTTTTCTCTACATCAGTGCATGTATAAACTGAAAATATCAGACTTTCAGTTCCTATCAGCTATCTGCAATTCGGGTATCATTCGGAAGCTTCTAGAAAGATGGACATATTGGGTGTTTGCGTTCATTGTAGTGCCGTTGCTGCAAGCTAACTTTTATGTAACTGAAAGTGAGCATGGGAAGTTACAAGTGTTCTTCTACGAGAAATCAGTCTGGGAAAAACTGATGAAAACCTCAATTGGATGCTTAAAGGATGAATGTTACAGGTTGGTAAATGTGACTTCTGTTAAACAAATAGTGAGTTGTAGAAGATTTGGTTTCTCTAGGGTTAGATTCCGGCCAAAAGCTAACGGAATACGACCACTGGCTAATCTTAAATCGTCATCGCGACTGCAAATTTCACATTCTATTAAGGAATTCAAGGCCGTAAATGTCGTTCTTCAGGATCTACATGCCGCCTTAAAAGATGTGCAAATTAAAGCTCCTGAAAAATTAGGTTCGTCAGTGTTCAGTTACAATGACGTGCACAGAAACTTGAGGAATTTTATATCTCGAGTAAAAAGCGGATCCAGCACGTTGCCTCGCATGTATATGGTTGTCGCTGATGTTCAAAAAGCTTATGATTCCATCGATCAGGATAAACTGCTTCATCTGATGAAAGATGTTATAGTGGATGATCATCTCCTGCATCAAACACACCAAATTATCGCCTCAAACCAACATTTTCAAGTGCTTCCATACATCAATTTGTGTAAACAGTTCCGATCTCATGCTCAGAGTCACTCATCTCATAGCATTATTCTCGATCAG GGAAGAAGCAGAATAGCAGCGAAAGATGATCTCCATTTTAATCTTCAACAACATGTGAAGAACAACCTGCTGTATATAGATCAAAGATTTTACCAGCAAAATGTTGGCATACCACAAGGAAGCATTTTGTCTTCATTACTCTGCTCATTCTACTTTGGACACATGGAAACTACCAAACTGGTTCCATTTTTAGACAAGATAACCAAATCTGATTTCATGCTGCTTAGGTTTATCGATGATTTTCTTTTTATATCAACCTCAAAGAAACTAGCCCTTGGGTTCTTTTCCAGGCTAGAAAGAGGATTCTGCGAGTACAACTGCAGCATGAACAAAGAAAAATTCGGTTTAAGTTTTGACTTTGGCCAAATAAAGTCAAAATTAAACTGGTCCGATTTCGATGGAAATGGTAATAAGTTTGTTAGATGGAGTGGTTTGCTCATCAATTGCAAGACTCTAGAAGTTCAGGCAGACTACACAAGGTACCTGAATGCCCATTTAAGATCCACTCTTACAGTGTGTTGGCAAGGGAATCCTGGTCAACATTTCAGgaaaaaaatgtgtgattattTGCGACCCAAATGTCACCCCATCTTTTATGATTCAAATATTAATTCAGCAGCAGTTGTCAGGTTGAATATCCATCAAGCGTTTCTTCTATGCGCGATGAAGTTCCATTGCTACGCATGTGATTTATCTGACATCTGTACTTTTGACTCCAGATCTTATTTGGACATCATCTGCAAGTCTCTGAG TTTTGGAGTTGGGGGTCTCACCGGAAGCAGCCTCTTTATCCCTtgggatagag GTATATGTATAGGCTTATGA
- the LOC110895733 gene encoding telomerase reverse transcriptase isoform X4 codes for MRKVRKRVPEVLWKLFGKRAQSLAEALLSLIPPATLQCRCKGSRACLRCRSSDTERMSFLLREDDPSHYRTLLNHCFVVLFHTAPSPPPFDYHSRFSQIELVRKTIEMILSENISTKNVICTGYNKHKRSSTALEALTSSSWNLLLKRVGDGLMVHLLKHSLIFMPLNRKKHHQVAGIAINDLCWQHLKNHQHSSGVPERHHKADSVFMNIDIPESSLSCHGDSTVRVDLSQENGVLSRKRLRSRACRRKRKRRKLSSQYTKSSLPEKCMLYNPQMKSLCSCCSVWQTLQKVSTKNQINKRPMLYKLERTSSILPEKHIINSLRPNACGANALFKDIFDVCSALQPTQCTHSNDTCVVGATCLYHSLHKRLKILIRKASHCPRVKLLNKHILDQSSTSEQSSELSCSKRQVVSFVWAACMNIIPRELLGNWRILRKNISKFIRLRIYEKFSLHQCMYKLKISDFQFLSAICNSGIIRKLLERWTYWVFAFIVVPLLQANFYVTESEHGKLQVFFYEKSVWEKLMKTSIGCLKDECYRLVNVTSVKQIVSCRRFGFSRVRFRPKANGIRPLANLKSSSRLQISHSIKEFKAVNVVLQDLHAALKDVQIKAPEKLGSSVFSYNDVHRNLRNFISRVKSGSSTLPRMYMVVADVQKAYDSIDQDKLLHLMKDVIVDDHLLHQTHQIIASNQHFQVLPYINLCKQFRSHAQSHSSHSIILDQGRSRIAAKDDLHFNLQQHVKNNLLYIDQRFYQQNVGIPQGSILSSLLCSFYFGHMETTKLVPFLDKITKSDFMLLRFIDDFLFISTSKKLALGFFSRLERGFCEYNCSMNKEKFGLSFDFGQIKSKLNWSDFDGNGNKFVRWSGLLINCKTLEVQADYTRYLNAHLRSTLTVCWQGNPGQHFRKKMCDYLRPKCHPIFYDSNINSAAVVRLNIHQAFLLCAMKFHCYACDLSDICTFDSRSYLDIICKSLRYMYRLMKRRVFSMQVDPGLRPFIRVRRREVDWLGLTAYVEVLKRKQSRYNELLYLLELKLKSVTIESPDLKSAADKSNSSVLWKIKY; via the exons ATGAGGAAGGTGAGGAAGAGAGTACCTGAGGTGCTATGGAAATTGTTTGGAAAGCGCGCTCAAAGCCTCGCGGAAGCCTTACTTTCCTTGATCCCTCCGGCGACGCTTCAATGCCGCTGCAAGGGCAGTCGGGCTTGTCTTCGATGCCGCTCCTCCGACACTGAGCGTATGTCGTTTTTGCTCCGAGAAGACGATCCATCCCACTACCGTACCCTCCTCAATCACTGCTTTGTCGTCCTCTTCCACACTGCGCCATCTCCTCCTCCTTTCGATTACCATTCTCGCTTCTCCCAGATAGAG CTTGTTAGAAAGACCATTGAAATGATATTATCTGAGAACATATCCACAAAGAATGTAATATGCACAGGCTATAACAAG CACAAGCGTTCAAGCACTGCTTTAGAAGCTCTAACGTCATCCTCATGGAATCTGCTTCTAAAGAGG GTAGGAGATGGGCTCATGGTTCATTTATTGAAACATTCTTTAATATTTATGCCTCTCAATAGAAAGAAACATCATCAGGTAGCAGGAATTGCCATTAATGACTTATGCTGGCAACACTTGAAGAATCACCAGCATTCATCAG GTGTTCCTGAGAGGCACCATAAAGCTGATTCTGTCTTTATGAATATCGATATTCCAGAAAGTTCTCTGAGTTGTCATGGAGATTCCACAGTTCGTGTCGACTTAAGTCAAGAAAATGGAGTCCTGTCTAGGAAGCGATTAAGATCACGTGCTTGCAGACGCAAGCGTAAACGTAGGAAGCTTTCGTCTCAGTACACAAAAAGTTCATTACCTGAGAAG TGTATGTTATATAATCCACAGATGAAATCCCTGTGCTCATGTTGTTCAGTCTGGCAAACACTACAGAAAGTTTCGACAAAAAATCAGATTAATAAGCGACCCATGTTATATAAATTGGAACGCACATCGTCAATTCTTCCAGAAAAAC ATATAATTAATTCTCTGAGGCCTAATGCTTGTGGTGCAAATGCTCTGTTCAAGGACATTTTTGATGTCTGCTCAGCTCTTCAGCCAACCCAATGCACTCACAGCAATGACACATGCGTCGTTGGAGCGACATGCCT ATATCACTCTCTTCACAAGCGGCTCAAGATTCTTATACGCAAAGCAAGTCATTGCCCACGAGTAAAGTTACTGAATAAGCATATCTTGGATCAAAGCTCCACATCTGAG CAATCTTCAGAGTTATCTTGCTCAAAACGCCAGGTGGTGTCGTTTGTATGGGCTGCTTGTATGAACATTATCCCCCGGGAACTGCTTGGAAATTGGAGGATTCTAAGGAAGAATATATCTAAGTTCATCAGGCTACGGATATACGAGAAGTTTTCTCTACATCAGTGCATGTATAAACTGAAAATATCAGACTTTCAGTTCCTATCAGCTATCTGCAATTCGGGTATCATTCGGAAGCTTCTAGAAAGATGGACATATTGGGTGTTTGCGTTCATTGTAGTGCCGTTGCTGCAAGCTAACTTTTATGTAACTGAAAGTGAGCATGGGAAGTTACAAGTGTTCTTCTACGAGAAATCAGTCTGGGAAAAACTGATGAAAACCTCAATTGGATGCTTAAAGGATGAATGTTACAGGTTGGTAAATGTGACTTCTGTTAAACAAATAGTGAGTTGTAGAAGATTTGGTTTCTCTAGGGTTAGATTCCGGCCAAAAGCTAACGGAATACGACCACTGGCTAATCTTAAATCGTCATCGCGACTGCAAATTTCACATTCTATTAAGGAATTCAAGGCCGTAAATGTCGTTCTTCAGGATCTACATGCCGCCTTAAAAGATGTGCAAATTAAAGCTCCTGAAAAATTAGGTTCGTCAGTGTTCAGTTACAATGACGTGCACAGAAACTTGAGGAATTTTATATCTCGAGTAAAAAGCGGATCCAGCACGTTGCCTCGCATGTATATGGTTGTCGCTGATGTTCAAAAAGCTTATGATTCCATCGATCAGGATAAACTGCTTCATCTGATGAAAGATGTTATAGTGGATGATCATCTCCTGCATCAAACACACCAAATTATCGCCTCAAACCAACATTTTCAAGTGCTTCCATACATCAATTTGTGTAAACAGTTCCGATCTCATGCTCAGAGTCACTCATCTCATAGCATTATTCTCGATCAG GGAAGAAGCAGAATAGCAGCGAAAGATGATCTCCATTTTAATCTTCAACAACATGTGAAGAACAACCTGCTGTATATAGATCAAAGATTTTACCAGCAAAATGTTGGCATACCACAAGGAAGCATTTTGTCTTCATTACTCTGCTCATTCTACTTTGGACACATGGAAACTACCAAACTGGTTCCATTTTTAGACAAGATAACCAAATCTGATTTCATGCTGCTTAGGTTTATCGATGATTTTCTTTTTATATCAACCTCAAAGAAACTAGCCCTTGGGTTCTTTTCCAGGCTAGAAAGAGGATTCTGCGAGTACAACTGCAGCATGAACAAAGAAAAATTCGGTTTAAGTTTTGACTTTGGCCAAATAAAGTCAAAATTAAACTGGTCCGATTTCGATGGAAATGGTAATAAGTTTGTTAGATGGAGTGGTTTGCTCATCAATTGCAAGACTCTAGAAGTTCAGGCAGACTACACAAGGTACCTGAATGCCCATTTAAGATCCACTCTTACAGTGTGTTGGCAAGGGAATCCTGGTCAACATTTCAGgaaaaaaatgtgtgattattTGCGACCCAAATGTCACCCCATCTTTTATGATTCAAATATTAATTCAGCAGCAGTTGTCAGGTTGAATATCCATCAAGCGTTTCTTCTATGCGCGATGAAGTTCCATTGCTACGCATGTGATTTATCTGACATCTGTACTTTTGACTCCAGATCTTATTTGGACATCATCTGCAAGTCTCTGAG GTATATGTATAGGCTTATGAAGAGAAGAGTGTTTTCCATGCAAGTCGATCCTGGTTTACGGCCATTTATTAGAGTGAGAAGGAGGGAAGTTGACTGGCTTGGATTAACCGCTTACGTTGAAGTCCTAAAGCGAAAGCAATCACGATACAATGAACTATTATATTTATTGGAGTTGAAGTTGAAATCGGTTACCATTGAATCACCGGACTTAAAGTCTGCTGCTGATAAATCCAACTCCTCGGTACTATGGAAAATAAAGTACTGA